The genomic stretch AAAgcaatttttgggtgtgtcctttaaaagcaaatgagctgatctctgaactaaatggcagtgctgtggttggatagtgcagattaaggggcggtattattcccttctgacatcacaagggaagaCAAATTTCAAGTTtcagtttaccaaaactaacttACTGGgatgatcttttacacatttttgggttgatagaagcactggtgacccaattatacattttcatgatatgtccccactttaagtactttaaaagggtatatttataaatgttatgcataacaaatgtttatttagtttcaccAATTTTCTGTTTACTGTAATAACATTTGACTTATATCGGCAtctgtcattaaaaaaaagcaTTTCGGTCGACCACTATTTTCGGCTCTGGTTAAAACTTTATTAGAGCCGTGCAATATTATAATGAGGAATTTGCTGCAAATGATGATAAAACAAAAGACAGTCAtcttaatttttgttttaatagacataattttttttttttttgcattttgagattaaaatgagaattattttttgttaattaaatttcacgtaaattttttatattataggCATGACAGAAGTGAAAGAGGAAGATCAACAACAAAATGAAATGAAGGATGAACATCAGCACCACAATTTCATAAGTGAAGAAAATTCATTCAGTTGCTCACAAACTGTTGAGAATTCACCTCAAGAAAGAGAAGAAGCCAAAATCTCAAAGAGTGACTTAAGGTGCCATACTGAAGAAAGACCATACACCTGCTATCAGTGTGGAAAATGTTTTAAACTAAAAGGAAATCTTGATTCTCACATAAAGTCTCACACTACAGAAAGGCCACACACCTGCCATCAGTGTGGAAAATGTTTTAAACGAAAAGGAGCTCTTAATGTTCACATAAAGACTCACACTGGAGAAAGGCCATACAGCTGCCATCACTGTGAGAAGGCTTACAAACATAAAAGTGACCTTAAGGCACATCTGGTCAGTCATGGAGATGGGAGACCCTTTGAATGCCCTCAGTGCGATAAGACTTACATAAGTAAAGGCAGCCTTAAGGATCATTTAGTAAGTCACAGTGTTGAGACTCCATTTGAATGCCCTCAGTgtggtaaatgttttaaacaaaaaggaGCTCTTAAAACTCACATAAAGTGTCACACTGACACTGGAGAAAGGCCATACTGCTGCCCTCAGTGTGGAAAgacttacaaaaataaaacacagcttAAGAACCATTTTTTCAGTCACAGAGATGACAGACCTTTTGCATGTCCTCAGTGTGATAAGACCTACATAAGTAAAAAGCACCTAAACGATCATTTAGTAACTCACAGTGTTGAGAGCCCATTTGAATGCCTTCAGTgtggtaaatgttttaaacgacAAAGAGCTCTTAAATCTCACTTAAAGTCTCACATTGCAGAAAGGCCATACAGCTGCCATCACTGTGAGAAGGCTTACAAACATGAAAGACACCTTAAGGAACATCTGGTCAGTCATGAAGATGAGAGACCCTTTTTTGTATGCCCTCAGTGTGGTAAGACTTGCATGAGTGAAAGGCACCTAAACGATCATTTAGTAAGTCACAGTGTTGAGAGGCCATTTGAATGCCCTCAGTgtggtaaatgttttaaacgAAAAGGAGCTCTTAATGTTCACATGAAGTCTCACAATGAAGAAAGGCCATACTGCTGCCATCACTGTGAGAAGGCTTTCAAACATAAATTTGACCTTAAGACACATCTGGTCAGTCATGGAGATGGGAGACCCTTTGAATGCCCTCATTGCGATAAGACTTGCATAAGTAAAAACAGCCTTAAAGAACATTTAGTAAGTCACAGTGTTGAGAGGCCATTTGAATGCCTGACTGtggtaaatattttaaacataaaagGTATCTTAATTTCCACCTAAAGTATCACACTGGAGAAAGATCATTCACCTGCCCTCAGTGTAAAAAGACTGTTCAACAAAAGGGAACTTTAGGGAACATCTGGTCAGTCACCTAGATGAGAGACCCTTTGCATGCCCTCAAAAGTTTGTTTCGTTATGATTGCTAAGGAGACACCAGAAGACgcataaaacataaaaagttGTGACTTATCTCCATGTGGAAATGCCATCATGAGAGACGGAGACCTGGAGTGGAACCAACTGACTGCAAAATGTGAATAAAGATGAACTTCAGTCTTCAGATCCATTACtccaaattatatttttaatgcattaCATCAATGGCTGaaatgtgttcctgtagctcagctcGTGGAgtattgtgttagcagtgctAAAGATATTTGGTTAGATCCCAGGAACACCTTCTGATTAAATGTATTGTAACTTTTGTTGGATTAAAGCGTCATATTTGTGTCTGAAGTGAGATTATTAAAGAAATCGTTTACCAAAACCAGAAAATTTCTGTCATTATTCACTTATCAGCCAGCACTGCACATGTTAGATGTCTTCATGCAGCTTTCCACTGTTAACTTTAACAttgaatacaattttttttttaaatatattatttataaacctCTCTTTTATGCTGTTTATTTCTAGCATTAACACTATACTTGAAAGCATAACTTTGTGAAAGTtgattattgtttaattttaattgtGATTAAGAGGGTGTAaggggaaaaataaaatatatatccatccgtttggcccaaTGACGGTGACCAAACGTCATGGCAGAAGGATCATCACGTGTTCGGTCTTTTCTGGCGCTTACCAATGACGTTTTAACGTTACGCAACTTAGGTAGCTTCATCTGACTCCAAGAAGATAAAGACATATTGTAATATGAATCAAAATTGATGTAATTATGGAATTTGGATAAATGTTTGATCATTCTATTTACTCATGTTTACACTGAACTCATTAAATCGATTACCAATGTCATATCAGTCCACACCGGCCATTGTGTGGGTACTGAACACAAACTCGACCGTACTAGAGGTTGTAGCTAAAGCAATTTAACAAAGTCAATCTCTTGTTAAAAGGTCCCCAATATAGCTCTCAAAAATCGccaattaaatataaaacataaaaccataaTCCGAGGTTCAGTCTAGCTCCTTCTAGACGCATATAGTTAAATCATAGAACAACTTGATTATAAAGAGGTAATTATAATTACCAAATGCGATTAGTtaaggttaaataattaatcTGACCATACAATAACTAGAGGTTATGGCTAAAGCAATTTAATGATACCGTTTCATGTTTACGTGCTCTCATTAAATAGTATCCATATAAACCCCACAGTCGCTTACACCACTTAATGAATTATAACCAGAGATTTAGCTTAGCTCCTTCTAGCTGCCTATAGTTAAGTCATATGACTATAGAATAACGTAATTATAAAATGGAAATTAGAACTATCACTCTGGTAGTCCATGCGACTGCCCACCAACATAGTTAAGAGGCAGAATctaattaacatgaattaacccCGATCAAAGATTTGTGGTAACAAAGGATATCGTAATACTTTATAGTAACTTAGAAGAGTCAATGATACAGAGCAAATTAGAATGAATGCaaacataacaatttattaaccaggtaggtAAAACATAATTCAAAAGCTaatttacattccaattcaaatatgaaacaaatgaaaaaccattgcatacctggtaaGGAGATGGGAATCTGTTTATAGATTCCtcaatgtaaaattaaatacatGATGATATATcaaagatacagcatcatgggggTGTATTTCTAGATATTGAAAGTCCCTCTGAACTATTTTACATCATTCCCTTAAATATCCAGAGAGACAAAGCATATAGGAATTTgtactgattggttgttgtaaaaCTCAGGGGTGTTGCCTAATATacatacagtgggtgattggtcAACATGTCTAAGTTGTCTCCCAACATTAGGTTAAGTTTACAGATTAACATTGAATCCTGCTGTCATATTAATGAACCCAAATGTACCACTTGCATTAAGTACATGTAGAATGTAGCATTCCATATACAGTTTGCTTTTAGAACATGATGAGAAAGGGAAGAAGAGTGTGGTAGGGTGTGTGACTCTTCTGTCTCCTCCCATGGTGTAACTGTCTTGGGGGGTTGATGTGAATTCTTTGAGAGAGGTTTCAGACGATAATTGAACAGGAATTAGAAAGCAGTTCCCTGTGCGAGCTACTGGAAAATAGTGTAACAAGAAGACAACTGCCCTTTCTCCTCTATCTAAAAAGATTTCCAATGTCCCTGAAAGTACATAAAATAGTCACACTGACCAAACACCAAACGTCTCCTTCCACAGATATAATTTACAttcatgttttctattttttttcgGTGTGGTAAACTGATCATCAGTTTCCTAGCATATTACACATTTTGAGATCGATAGATTTAagggacttttattttgccGTGGAGTGACGTCATAAGAGGTGCGCTCCCTGCGCTGCCGCTTGTGTGAGACCACTAAAACtatacaaaatacttttttggaCAGCTAAATATTTAAACAGAATCGATTGTTCGACTTTATTGAAACCgtgttaaataattttaaaggaTTGTAATGCTTTTGTAAAGTATTAAGTGTTCCAAGAGGTAAGGAACAAAGGACTGCACATAGGTATGTTgctaactttttttttactttttggttCCGCTCAACGAAACTCAAGATTTCCTCAGGCAGCGCGTggtgtttttgaaaataatgcttctgttggtttattGATAGCGAAATTTCtgagtttttattgttaacCTCACCGGAAGAAGCATAGGAACCTTTTCGTTTTCAGTCACCATCTTTCATGGTTAACTACTGGCCGTGCGAGCTCGCCAAAGTGTCTGTTGTTTGTAAAATTGTCTTTGTCTTTACCCAACTTCAgcaaaaacattcttgaaattgttaagacatttagtttaattgctaaactacaagtgaacgaaaatttaataaatttgaaGTTTTGAACGACGGCCACGGGAGTTTTACCTCTACCAAAATCTGCTTGAATGGACAAAGAATGTGAAGCAGCCGTATAGCCATGTAGTAGATGTCTGTATATATAGACTGAATAAAGAGTGTTATTTGGTGTAATTagtggtttgtttttttatatatctgaCTTTTCAGAAGTAGAATATAGAGGATATGGCAAACAGTTTATCCTGAACGATTCAGGTCAATatcttaaaaatgttaaaagtttaagcaAAAAACTTCATAATTTTCATGATTCGGTtacacattttcttgaattttaatggagaacatgggacaaaataaagtgatgattttcgagtttcaaatggccagtattttgttcattcttgaacccataagcatgatcttggtctcatttaaaagcttttttcaagctatttctatctgaacaactagttttagcatttaaccattttgaaaattttagcaACATATTAAGTggttcatgtatttttttatagctTAACATGAATTTTAAGAAATGCTGCTTCTTTTCCATACAGTTCTTTACTTTTgcagttaaatatttgatgatGTTTGTAAAACTGAACAGGGTCATAACTTGTAAGACATGTGAAATACAGTTACAAATGtactttgttttttatttaaaatggtcagatattgtatgtttatgtgAACAGACACCGTGTGAAGAGGACCAATAATCAGCTGCTGTCACAACACATTCTGTTGTAATGATGGAGTGTGTTAAAGAGGAGACTGATCCtgaatcattcacaataacacctCAACATACTAAAGAACAAACAGGTTTGTGTTCAATCTTATTGACTGATAAATAACAAAGTTTCAGGAGATTGAGTTTTTGTCTAGTGATAGGCTGATTGTATTCAATATTTGGATTTTTCATTATTATCGGCATCGGGCTATAAATCTTTTCAATCAGCTAGAAAATTTCTccattacttaaatttgatgtttttaaagaaaagacaCTCAGTGTCAGTTGATGTAAAgcaatttttgggtgtgtcttttaaaagcaactgagctgatctctgaactaaatggcagtgctgtggttggatagtgcagattaaggggcggtattattcccttctgacatcacaagggaagaCAAATTTCAAGTTtcagtttaccaaaactaacttACTGGgatgatcttttacacattttctgggttgatagaagcactggtgacccaattatacattttcatgatatgtccccactttaagtactttaaaagggtatatttataaatgttatgcataacaaatgtttatttagtttcaccAATTTTCTGTTTACTGTAATAACATTTGACTTATATCGGCAtctgtcattaaaaaaaaagcaTTTCGGTCGACCACTATTTTCGGCTCTGGTTAAAACTTTATTAGAGCCGTACAATGTTATAATTAGGAATTTGCTGCAAATGATGATAAAACAGAAAGACAGTCAtcttaatttttgttttaatagACATAATTGTTTATTGAGATTAAAATGAgaattattttttgttaatttaatttcacgtcaattttttatattaaaggcCTGACGGGAGTGAAAGAGGAAGAACAAAATGAAATGGAAGATGAACATCAGCACCACAATTTCATTAGTGAAGAAAATTCATTCAGTTGCTCACAAACTGTTGAGAATTCACCTCAAGAAAGAAAAGAAGCCAAAATCTCAAGGAGTTTTCCACAGAAGACTCACACTGGAAAAATGCCATACACCTGTTCT from Misgurnus anguillicaudatus chromosome 10, ASM2758022v2, whole genome shotgun sequence encodes the following:
- the LOC129448821 gene encoding uncharacterized protein, yielding MMECVKEETDPESFTITPQHTEEQTGMTEVKEEDQQQNEMKDEHQHHNFISEENSFSCSQTVENSPQEREEAKISKSDLRCHTEERPYTCYQCGKCFKLKGNLDSHIKSHTTERPHTCHQCGKCFKRKGALNVHIKTHTGERPYSCHHCEKAYKHKSDLKAHLVSHGDGRPFECPQCDKTYISKGSLKDHLVSHSVETPFECPQCGKCFKQKGALKTHIKCHTDTGERPYCCPQCGKTYKNKTQLKNHFFSHRDDRPFACPQCDKTYISKKHLNDHLVTHSVESPFECLQCGKCFKRQRALKSHLKSHIAERPYSCHHCEKAYKHERHLKEHLVSHEDERPFFVCPQCGKTCMSERHLNDHLVSHSVERPFECPQCGKCFKRKGALNVHMKSHNEERPYCCHHCEKAFKHKFDLKTHLVSHGDGRPFECPHCDKTCISKNSLKEHLVSHSVERPFECLTVVNILNIKGILIST